The window GTAATTCCGGAACTTATTATGTTACTATCGCGGATTATAACGATTGTCAGATAGTTGATACAATAATCATTGATGAGTATTCATCAATTTCTCTTAGCAATAATTATACACATCCAACTTGTCCAAAAGTCCTAAATGGAATCATTGAAGCAATTCCTTCCGGTGGAGTTATGCCATATAGTTATTTATGGTCAAATGGCTCAACTAATTCTGCTATCTATTATTGTAGCCCCGATAGTTTTTATAGTGTAACTGTAACAGATAATTATGGTTGTGAAAAATCGCAAAACAATCTGTTTGTTCTCAATTATGATATTGCAACTATTGAGGCTGATGTTATTCCACCGGCATGTCCTGATACTACTAATGCTGAAATTACTATTGAAGTTAAAAATGGTAAGCCACCATTTACTTATTTATGGAGCACAGGTGATACAACTTCACATGTAACCGGTTTATTAGGCGATAGCTTGTATAGTGTAACAGTAACTTCTGCTGATGATTGCAGGCTACTTTGGAGTGATACCATTCCGGGCGATACATTAAGTATTGAATTTGAAGTAAAAGGACAAGGTTGTAATAGTGTTGAGGATACAACATTGTATGAAAATGCATCCGTAATAGCAAGTGTAATAAACGGAACAAATACATATTATTATCTATGGAGCAACGACTCTGTGTCCGATACTCTTCCAGGATTAATTGATGAAACCAGATTGTATGTAACAGTTACCGACAGTTTAGGCTGTTATGGCTTAGATTCGGTTTTAATTAATTCTGACCAGACAATAGAATTGAAAGAAGACTGGAGTTTATTTTCAACCTATTTAGTTCCAACTGGGAACAAAGAAATTCACGAGTATTTTGACGAACAACTATCATCTTCTACAATATTAATAAAAGATAAAGATGGCAATGTGTTTTGGCCTTCTTATAATATTGATAATATCGGGCAATTGACAATTGGTAAGGGATATGAAGCAAAAATGTATAGCGATGAAGTATTATATCTTACCGGAAGTCTGGCATGTCCGGAAGATAATCCTATCGAACTTGACAGTGGGTGGAACTATTTAGGTTATCTCAGAACCGAAAATTCAGCAATTACGCAGAGTATGACAAGCATTGTTGATAATATTATTTTAATGAAAGATGAAATAGGAATGGTCTATTGGCCTGCTTATAATATCGATAATATTGGGAATATGCTTTGTGGTGATGCTTATGATATAAAAGTTGATTCAACATTATTCTTTACATATCCTGACAATTTAGACTCAATAGGGACAAAATCGATATCTTTAAATACAAATGTTTATACAAATTTTACAGAGGAACCTTTTATTAATACCGATAATTTTATGGTGATAGGTATTCCCGATGAAAGCTGGGGCTTTGAAGTTGAAATCGGGGATGAGATAGCAGCTGTTGGCGAAAGTGGCCAGCTAGTAGGAAAAGCTATATATCAGGGAGGATTTACACCGATGGTGATTTATGGCGACGACCAATATACATACGGTATAATTGAAAATCTTGCTGATAACGAAAGTTTTAGTTTTCAAATCTGGAACGGATTAAATAAATCCCTAACAAGTTTTGATATAAAAAATTGGGAAACAGGGCAAAGTTACTTTGTTGGAAATGACATTTGCATTGCAGGGCCAGATAAAAACAAATATCCGGAAGAATCTAATTTAAAGGATTCTTTAAGCTTATATTTTACAATTTACCCAAACCCAAATTCAGGACAATTTACTATGAGTGTTTACAGTCCCGCAAATGATAAAAACAGCTTATTTGAAATTGTAAATTCCAAAGGCCAGATAGTCTATCAAAACAAAGAATTCTCAATAAAAAAGGGCTGGCAAACTTATAACCTGAATCTGCCGTCTTACAGCAATGGAATTTATAATTGTAGCCTGATTTCAAATGCAAACAAATATCAAGCTAAATTAGTGATTGTTAAGTAATTAATATGAGATAAAATGAAAAAGATATATAAATATAAACAAATATTAATAGCTTTATTAATCCTTACTAATGTTGTATTTTCAAAATTTGAATGTAAATCACAAACAATACTTGTTGATACTATAAATCCTAATTATACAGATTTTGGGGGATTAATGGAACCATATAGTAATTGTTTACAAATAGTAGGTAGCTCTTATACAGGCTTTTATAATTCATTTTTAAACTATGCTGCTATTGGAGAGTTTGATGCAGATAATACGGCTTTTGATACCATAATGTCATACGGTTATATTTTATCTACCGGGCGGGTTATAGATGCGATGGGAAGTAGCTCTTCTTGGGCTAATTCAACGTTTTATGCTACAGGGAGTTCATTACTTGATTTAATAGACACAAATTCGTTAACAACAAATGCTTCAATAATGGAGCTTGACTTTTTTGTATATTACGACACTTTTAAACTAAATTATATTTTTGCTTCTGAGGAGTATCATTTAAACGGAGTGGGGCAAAACGACCGGATGGGGATATTCTTAACAGGCCCGAATCCTGATGGAGGGAATTATACAGATTCGAACATTGCTTATATTCCTGGGTCAAACTCATTTATATCAACTCATACCGTACATCCATGGAGCAATTCTGATTATTATAATTATAACAATGGTGCTTTATCTGGTACATTTGCGTATAATGGCTATACCGATAAACTAACTGCCTGGGCAAAAGTTGTTCCCGGTATGCAATATCGTCTGAAAATTGCTATTGCAGATGGCGGAATTTCAGGTGATGATTCGGCTGTTTTTTTAGAATGGGGTAGTTTTATATGTTCATATGTTCCAATTTTGTTCGTCAATTGTGATTCTATTGATTGCTACGGGGGGGCAACATATTTGGATTTTGATGTCTTGCATACTACAATGTGGAATTGGGAGATTATTTGGGATAATGGATTAGATGTCTGGGATACCAGCGGTTTGTTAGCAGGGAATTATACTGTAACAGTATATGAAACCGCCGGCTCAACATGGATATTTGATTCAACTGAGTTTAGTTTTTCTATCGGGCAAGCTGAGGTAATTGTTACAAGTATTTCGGCAAGCGAAGCTTTGTGTTTTGGAGATTCTTCGTTTTTGCAATTTTCTGCAATTGGCGGAACACCTCCTTTAGTTCTGCCAAACGATTCGTTTTTTTTACAAGGGAATTATGCTTTTTTTACCACAGATTCAAATAATTGTGTTGATACAGTTGAATATGAAGTGGGTCCTGAAGAATTGGTTTTAAATGCAATTACCGATGGCATCATTTGTCATGAAGATTCTACACTGATTAATTTTTCGGCAACAGGTGGCACAAGCCCGTATTTTTTGCCGGCAGATACTTTTTTGTATGAAGGAGCTTATTCCTTTATTGTGATTGATACTAATAATTGCACAGATTCAATTTATTTCGAACTAATAAATCCAGATGATATTATTATTGATTTTGAAGTTACGGATGCCTCTTCCCAAAACTCAGCAGACGGAATGATCAATACTATTGTTTCGGGTGGAGTCCAACCATATTCTTTCTTATGGTCGGAAGGTGAAACATCAGAAGACCTGCTTCAACTCTTTCCCGGCTATTATTTCCTTAGTCTGACAGACTACAATTCTTGTCTTGTAATTGATTCTGCTTATGTTGGATATGAGGAGGGAATTATTGAAATGGATAATGATAAATTGATTAAGATAATTCCAAATCCATTTTACACAGAAACATGTATTTCATTTTCAAACAAAATGCCAAGTAGAATTGAAATATTCGATAGCAAAGGAATAGAAGTTAAAATTATTGAGACTAATTTAAATACAAATAAGCTTTTTGTAGGCAATGGGTTAGAGTCAGGAGTTTATTTTGTTAGGATTAATTTTAGAAATGTAAAAACAATTTATAGGAAGATAATTAAGTTATAACAAATTGGCTATTAGTTATTTGCTCTTGGCTAAAGGCTACAGGCTAAAAGCCAACTCGTTAATGCAAAATCTTAAAAACCATTTCTCGCAAAAGTTCGCCGTGTTTGGGCGATAAGTTATCTACTCCTTTTAACTTCATTTCGTATTGGCGGAGTGTAGAAAATATTTTCACCAATTTGACTTTTGAATATTTTCTTGCAGCAGCTTCATATTCTCTTACAAAATATGGGTTGCCAAGTTTCAAAACTGAAGCCACATTTTTTGCCGATTTATCTGCAACAAAATTATATAGAAATATTTTTTTGAAATATGTAAATAGTGATATCATTGTATAATTCAAGGAAAAATTCTTTGGATTTTGCGAAAAATAGTTTACAATTCTATAAACTTTGAGATTATTTTTTTCGCCAAGAGCTTTTTGCAATTCAAAATTGTTGTAATCTTTACTTATGCCAATGTTTTTTTCAATATGACCAGGGCTTATTTCATTAACACCTTCTGGCAAAGTAATTATTAGCTTATCAATTTCATTAATTACTTTTCCAAGATCGTTTCCAAGATATTCGGTTAATAATTGGGAAGTTTCGGGTCTTATTTTCAGATTTTTTTTTGATAGATAGGTACTTATCCACCCCGGCATTAAATAGTCTTTAATTTTTTGAGATTCAAAAAAGACTCCGTTTTTTTTTACTGTATTTGCAAATTTTGTACGTGCATCATATTTTTTGTATTTGTAATTAATAACTAAAATTGTTGACTTTAGTGGATTTTCTGCATAAAAACCCAATTTGTCTATATCT of the Bacteroidota bacterium genome contains:
- the holA gene encoding DNA polymerase III subunit delta; the protein is MTFEQILQDLQRKIYKPIYLLHGEESYYIDEITNYISQNVLAESEKAFNQTILYGKDSNVRNIDNIARRFPMAANHQVVIVKEAQTIRDIDKLGFYAENPLKSTILVINYKYKKYDARTKFANTVKKNGVFFESQKIKDYLMPGWISTYLSKKNLKIRPETSQLLTEYLGNDLGKVINEIDKLIITLPEGVNEISPGHIEKNIGISKDYNNFELQKALGEKNNLKVYRIVNYFSQNPKNFSLNYTMISLFTYFKKIFLYNFVADKSAKNVASVLKLGNPYFVREYEAAARKYSKVKLVKIFSTLRQYEMKLKGVDNLSPKHGELLREMVFKILH
- a CDS encoding T9SS type A sorting domain-containing protein, yielding MKKIYKYKQILIALLILTNVVFSKFECKSQTILVDTINPNYTDFGGLMEPYSNCLQIVGSSYTGFYNSFLNYAAIGEFDADNTAFDTIMSYGYILSTGRVIDAMGSSSSWANSTFYATGSSLLDLIDTNSLTTNASIMELDFFVYYDTFKLNYIFASEEYHLNGVGQNDRMGIFLTGPNPDGGNYTDSNIAYIPGSNSFISTHTVHPWSNSDYYNYNNGALSGTFAYNGYTDKLTAWAKVVPGMQYRLKIAIADGGISGDDSAVFLEWGSFICSYVPILFVNCDSIDCYGGATYLDFDVLHTTMWNWEIIWDNGLDVWDTSGLLAGNYTVTVYETAGSTWIFDSTEFSFSIGQAEVIVTSISASEALCFGDSSFLQFSAIGGTPPLVLPNDSFFLQGNYAFFTTDSNNCVDTVEYEVGPEELVLNAITDGIICHEDSTLINFSATGGTSPYFLPADTFLYEGAYSFIVIDTNNCTDSIYFELINPDDIIIDFEVTDASSQNSADGMINTIVSGGVQPYSFLWSEGETSEDLLQLFPGYYFLSLTDYNSCLVIDSAYVGYEEGIIEMDNDKLIKIIPNPFYTETCISFSNKMPSRIEIFDSKGIEVKIIETNLNTNKLFVGNGLESGVYFVRINFRNVKTIYRKIIKL